CTAGGTCTTTTCCGTAAGACTTGGCACGAATCTTCAGCTTTCGCGCCTTCAGGTCGCCCTTCTTTGTACGATCTATGTTGAACCCGTCAAAGTGGACGTCAGGATCTCCTTGAGTGCGGATCTTCTGATACCAATCGAGGACGTCCTGCGTTAGACCTTGCTCCAGTTGTTCCCAGATGGTTCGGGCGACATACTGGTCAACCGTTTTCCTGAGTTCGCTCAGTTCTTCGAGCACCCGCTTCATTTCTAGAGAAGCTCTAATCGGGGTGCGGTTCTGGAATATATCCAGGAGGAGGGTGATCTCCTGCGTTCCAGCCCGCTCATCAAGGACGCGCTGCAAAGCGCCGCTGACGTATGCCATCGGCTGTACCCATTTGGCCACCTCGTCGGTGAGTTGACTCGAGACGGTAACGTACGACCCTGCCATCTCCCCCAACTGAACAAGGTGCGGTGCTGCATCACGACACTCCTCAAGGGTGCCCCTGACGGCTGAGAGTGCATCTTTCACTGCGTTTCGCGCCTGTTTCAACCGCAGGAGGGTGCAGCCTATACCTTCGAGGGCGCGACGTGCGCTGTCATAGCACTCCACGTTCTCCGGTGTGAATAGCGCCTGCAGATCGGACAGCGAAGGCCGGAGTTCCGTTATGAAGCGTTCCGCCTTGCTGAGGTGGTAGTGCGAGATTTCCTCCAGAACACGATCGACTTGGTTCACCAGACCGAGGACGTACTGGCGCTTATCCTCCAATTGCTGGATTGCCCGGCTACTCGATGCCATGTCATCCCGCGTCTTCAAGATGGCAGCCTTTGCATCTTCGGTTATCTGTTGCCCGCAGAAAGGGCACACCTCGGGGGACTGCTGCCAGAGGTTGATGCCTAAATTTAGGAATTGAAGCTTTTTGCGAATCTCTGTCGCCGTTGCCAGCGCCGTGAAGTCGGCAGCATCCCGTACAAGCTGGTGGCTAGTCAGATCGAGGAGGGTGTTGTGGAGTTCACGGAGTTGAGACCGCTCCGGCTCCGAATAGCCCGTCAGCGTGATCCGGCCGGGGAAGACCTTGCTGACGATTTGAGCGCGCAACTGCCTCAAGCTTTCATACACCGCTGTCTCGGGGGTCTCGGGGGCCAATCGCCTCTTGGCTTCCACCGCGGCAGCGGCAATCACTTCATCAACGCTGGCTGGTCCGCGTTCGAAAGCGTTCGCCAAGATGGGCAGTTCCTTGGTGCCCCTTAGCCTGCGGCGGATTTCATCCACGAAACCCATGACTTCCTGAAGATCGGCAGGGACACTCGCTTGCGGTTTCGTGCACAGTGCTATGATGTCCCGATGGAACCGCTCAAGATCACTAAGACCGAGAAGGACCGCAAAGTGCTGGAAACGACGATCGGGCGTAGTGAGAATCAGATCCTTCAGACCGTGCTGAAACACGAAGGGTCTGGGGGATGGAGGAATGGGAAACGGCCACTCGTTCACGGGGCTACCGTTCACGAACCGCCGGCAGTTCCCCTGGCTGTCCAGCTCCGCTCTCAACGTGATCTCGCCATCAGCTCCCATGATCCCCGCCTCGACGTAGGCAATATCCTTGTCTGCCAGGTGCACGTTGCGATAGCAGCCGCTGAACTCCTCGTTCGAAGGAGCAGCTTCCACACGGGACACATGACCGTAGACGAGCCATTCGATCGCCTCGCAAATGCTCGTCTTGCCGTAGCTGTTCGGGCCGTAAATGACGGTCAAGCCGTTGTCGAGCGCTATGTATCTTTCAACGTTAAAGCCCCGAAAACCGGCTATCCTCAGGTACCGAAGTCGCACGGCTCACCACCTCGCGCAGGATCTCGGACAACTCGTGTTCCATGCTTTGTAGCGGGTGTGGTCCGCGGTAGGCCAGGACGATCCGCCGGTGAAAAGGGTTGCTTAGACGATTGGCCAATTCCCTGATTAGGGGATGTGTGGTTTCCTCGGGATTCGGTTCGGGGCCAATTTCCTCTGGCACGGTGTCTCCCTCCGTAACCCGCGGTGGTCTGCGGCTGTCGGCATGTACGCTTCGATTCGGATGCTTCTGCATTTGGACAGCCACTTCCTTCCTGGTTACGGCAAGACGGACACTGCGTGTTGCCGCACGTCGGAGGCCATGACCTTCCTGTGTTCCTGAATAAGGTGCGGCCACCACCGCTGCCGGGGGCCTCGCAGAAAGCTGTACAACAGGCGGTAAATGGGTTATACTTTGTTAAACGTAACCAGGTCGGGTGAATCAAAGTGGTGGCGGCCGACGCGGCGGCATGGGTCAGGCGGTTGCGGAGCCGGTTGGGGCTGACGCAGGGGGCGCTGGCCGAAAAACTGGGCGTCACTGTCGTTACCGTGAACCGCTGGGAGATGGGGCATTCAAGGCCTAACCGCCTGGCACGGCGCGCTCTGGCTGCCCTGGTGGCCATGGCGGAGAGTGGTTCTACCGCAGTCGGGGGCGGGCACCCGAGCCAGGGGCCAGCACCCCTTATGGCTGCACCCGTATCGACAAGCCAGGAACAGGTCGCGCTGGGCCGGGATGGCCACGGCGCGGATGCAGGGGGGCCGGACTTCACGGGTGATGCCGAAACCGTGCGGCTCTTCGTGGAGGGGGAGCGACTGCGCTACGGGCACCTGTTCAGCCGTGCCTTCGGTACGGAGATATCGCTGATCGACCCCGTCCCGCACCAGATCATTGCCGTCTACAACCACATGCTCGACCAGCCCAGGTTGCGGTTCCTGCTGGCGGACGACGCGGGTGCCGGCAAGACCATCATGGCCGGGTTGTACATACGGGAGATGCTGAACCGCCGCCTCATTCGCCGGGTGCTCGTTATACCCCCAGCGGGCCTGGTGGGGAACTGGAAACGCGAGATGCAGCAACTCTTCGCCCTCCGGTTTCGAGAAGTGTCGGGCCAGGACTGCCGGGGCGAGAACCCGTTCTTGTCTCCCGAGGGGGACCTGGTGGTGGTCAGCGTAGATACGCTTGCCTCAGGCCGGGCTCTTGAGCGGCTTGCGGATTCTGCCACCCCGCCTTATGACCTGGTGGTGTTCGACGAGGCCCACAAGCTGAGTGCCTACCGAAATGCAGACGGTACATACGAGACCACGGATCGTTATAAGCTGGCCGAGATGCTGGCGGGGGCACCACCGCTGCAGGAGAGCCGGGACCGCCCGCGGATATGGTGGCGCGCGCGGCA
This Bacillota bacterium DNA region includes the following protein-coding sequences:
- a CDS encoding AAA family ATPase → MRLRYLRIAGFRGFNVERYIALDNGLTVIYGPNSYGKTSICEAIEWLVYGHVSRVEAAPSNEEFSGCYRNVHLADKDIAYVEAGIMGADGEITLRAELDSQGNCRRFVNGSPVNEWPFPIPPSPRPFVFQHGLKDLILTTPDRRFQHFAVLLGLSDLERFHRDIIALCTKPQASVPADLQEVMGFVDEIRRRLRGTKELPILANAFERGPASVDEVIAAAAVEAKRRLAPETPETAVYESLRQLRAQIVSKVFPGRITLTGYSEPERSQLRELHNTLLDLTSHQLVRDAADFTALATATEIRKKLQFLNLGINLWQQSPEVCPFCGQQITEDAKAAILKTRDDMASSSRAIQQLEDKRQYVLGLVNQVDRVLEEISHYHLSKAERFITELRPSLSDLQALFTPENVECYDSARRALEGIGCTLLRLKQARNAVKDALSAVRGTLEECRDAAPHLVQLGEMAGSYVTVSSQLTDEVAKWVQPMAYVSGALQRVLDERAGTQEITLLLDIFQNRTPIRASLEMKRVLEELSELRKTVDQYVARTIWEQLEQGLTQDVLDWYQKIRTQGDPDVHFDGFNIDRTKKGDLKARKLKIRAKSYGKDLVSAASSLSESKLNALGLCISIASNLASDNPFGFLVIDDPVQSWDADHEAQFVQVVRALAERGKQIILLSHSRGWLDQVRMGCRSLGGRMYEIAGYAAEGPIIRECDWAPYEERLREATAIVNNAGSSTVQLQMAEEELRLAVCQIACTLYQQETGKTKNPNNLNSKRVREMLASCGVPLDLVDRICQTFATTDDAHHTPARYTPNRERIRCYIGWAHDLAKLIK
- a CDS encoding SNF2-related protein → MAADAAAWVRRLRSRLGLTQGALAEKLGVTVVTVNRWEMGHSRPNRLARRALAALVAMAESGSTAVGGGHPSQGPAPLMAAPVSTSQEQVALGRDGHGADAGGPDFTGDAETVRLFVEGERLRYGHLFSRAFGTEISLIDPVPHQIIAVYNHMLDQPRLRFLLADDAGAGKTIMAGLYIREMLNRRLIRRVLVIPPAGLVGNWKREMQQLFALRFREVSGQDCRGENPFLSPEGDLVVVSVDTLASGRALERLADSATPPYDLVVFDEAHKLSAYRNADGTYETTDRYKLAEMLAGAPPLQESRDRPRIWWRARHLLLLTATPHMGKPFPYFALWRLLDPQAVRSPDALARMDPDARKRYFLRRVKEEMVRFDGSRIFPTRESRTVLYSLAPLERQLYERVTGYVRNGYNRARRLNRSAAKLAMSVLQRRAASSTWALLRSLERRLERLRADLEALESLQISEEQWRRDQQTRRVLDVEAMTGDEEAAEGEREQRDIAEEEAMGATAATTLTELRAECDEVQGLLELARRVHTEGEDTKFEK